Genomic window (Streptomyces sp. RerS4):
ACGCCGGACCACGTCCACGAAGCCCGCGCGTTCCACCTGCCGCAGCCGCTCGGCCAGCGGGGTCGTGAAGAACACCCCGCGCGGATGGGTGACGCGGAACGCCTCCGACGGCCCGTCCGCGCCGGGCGTCAGGCTCACCTCCTCGGTCAGGGCGAGCAACCCGCCGGGGCGCAGGAGCCGTCCGGCCTCGCGTACGACCGCGCCCGGCGCGGGAAAGTGCGGCATGGATCCCGTGATCAACACGACGTCGAGCGAGGCGTCGGCGAGGGGAACGGCCTCGGCCGAGGCGCACAGGGCCGTCATCGCGGTGCGGCCCTGCGCCCGGTTGATGTTCCGGCCGACCGCGCAGTGTTCGGGGACGAGATCGACTCCGAAGGCGCGCCGCACCGGCGACCCGCCGGCGGCGATCCGGTCCACGGTGTACCGCAGGGCGCCCCCGAATCCGCTGCCCAGCTCGCACAGATCGGCGGTCGGCCCGCCGCGGTCGAGGACGGCCGCGGCGACCAGGTCACAGCCTTGCGGCCCGAAGTGCCCCATCTGGTCGAGGCCCAGCAGCCCGGCGGGCCCCTCCTCGCCGGTGAACTCGACGATGGAGCGCTCGGTGCGCTCCCAGTCGTGGAGCGCCGGGAAGAGGTCCCGGTGGTAGCGGTACTGGACCTCGCGCTGCTCGCTCGCCGGATCGGCGGCGGGTCCGCTGTGCGGCACGGTGACGCTCCTTCGGGTCGACGTTCGCCGGGCGCTACCGGGGCCCGGGTCCGGGGGGTCGGAACTCGTCGGGCACGGCCGCGCAGACGGCGTCGAGGATCGCGAGGGCCTCCTCGGCCTCCTCGTCCGAGGCGATCAGGGGCGGCAGCAGCCGCAGCACCTCCGGCCGGCCCAGGCAGGGCGAGACCACGAGCCCCCTGCGGCCCAGCTCCATCAACACCTCCCCGGCCGTCGCGGCGGTGGTGAACTCCACGCCCCACAGCAGGCCCCGGCCGCGCACCTCGGCGATCAGGTCCGGGTGCCGCCCGGCGATCCGGGCCAGGCCGCCGGAGAAGAGGTCGGCCAACCGCGCGCCGCGCGGCGCGAGTTCCTCGATCGCCGTCAGGGTGGCGAGACCGGTCGCCGCGCCCAGCGGATGCCCGGAGAACGTCGTGGTGTGCGTGAACGGGTCGGCGGTCAGCGGCGCGTACAGCTCCGGCGTGGCCAGGACGGCGGACACCGGCTGGACGCCGCCGCCGAGGGCCTTGCCCAACAGCACGGCGTCGGGTCGCATCCCGAGGTCGGCACTGACCAGCCGGGGTCCGCACCGGCGCAGCCCGGTCTGGATCTCGTCGGCGAGGACGAAGGCGCCGTGCGCGTGCGCGGCGTCGGCGAGGGCCCGCAGGAATCCGGGCTCCAGGGGCCGCACCCCGCCCTCGCCCTGGACCGGCTCCACGAGGACGGCGGCCACGTCACCGGGCCCGAAGGCCGCCGGGAGCGCCGACACGTCGGCCGGGATGTGGCTCACCCCGCCGAGCAGCGGCTCCAACGAGCGCCGGTAGCGGGCGTTCCAGGTCGCGGCCAGCGCGCCGAGGGACTTGCCGTGGTAGGCGCCCTCGATCGCGATCACCCGCGTGCGGCCGGTGGCCAGGCGGGCCAGCTTCAGCGCCGCCTCCACCGCGTCGCACCCGTTCAGCCCGAGCCACACCTTCGTCAGCCGCTCCGGCTCGGCCCAGGCCACGAGAGCGCGGGCGAGTTCGGCGGTCGTCCCGTTGGCCAGGACGCGGCTGGACACCGGCATCGCGTCCAGTTCACGGCGTACGGCTGCCAGTACGGCGGGGTGGCGCTGCCCGAGGAGGGTCACCGCGTAGCTTCCGAAATCGAGCGCGCCGCGGCCGTCGGACAGCCGCAGCCGGGCCCCTTCGCCGCTGCTCTCGATGGCACCGCAACCGTTCATGCCGTAGACCAGGGCCAATTGGGGCGACTGGTGCCTGCGCGTCGCGTCGAGCGCGCCCCGGGCGGTCCCGCGTCCGTCGGTCGCGTCCACCGCCA
Coding sequences:
- a CDS encoding aspartate aminotransferase family protein → MDATDGRGTARGALDATRRHQSPQLALVYGMNGCGAIESSGEGARLRLSDGRGALDFGSYAVTLLGQRHPAVLAAVRRELDAMPVSSRVLANGTTAELARALVAWAEPERLTKVWLGLNGCDAVEAALKLARLATGRTRVIAIEGAYHGKSLGALAATWNARYRRSLEPLLGGVSHIPADVSALPAAFGPGDVAAVLVEPVQGEGGVRPLEPGFLRALADAAHAHGAFVLADEIQTGLRRCGPRLVSADLGMRPDAVLLGKALGGGVQPVSAVLATPELYAPLTADPFTHTTTFSGHPLGAATGLATLTAIEELAPRGARLADLFSGGLARIAGRHPDLIAEVRGRGLLWGVEFTTAATAGEVLMELGRRGLVVSPCLGRPEVLRLLPPLIASDEEAEEALAILDAVCAAVPDEFRPPGPGPR
- a CDS encoding class I SAM-dependent methyltransferase, translated to MPHSGPAADPASEQREVQYRYHRDLFPALHDWERTERSIVEFTGEEGPAGLLGLDQMGHFGPQGCDLVAAAVLDRGGPTADLCELGSGFGGALRYTVDRIAAGGSPVRRAFGVDLVPEHCAVGRNINRAQGRTAMTALCASAEAVPLADASLDVVLITGSMPHFPAPGAVVREAGRLLRPGGLLALTEEVSLTPGADGPSEAFRVTHPRGVFFTTPLAERLRQVERAGFVDVVRRDLADWAVALLSDRLKVVRIFRGSVAGIYGAAPADLIRDTLTAARAEYLAGRLSPALITARRA